One part of the Nostoc sp. PCC 7120 = FACHB-418 genome encodes these proteins:
- a CDS encoding M4 family metallopeptidase: MARNKNKSSRLKCDHTLNTRCPICCVIPPHILENVALNGTPLQRNWAFQTLNVSAQLRGRRNIIGNLFLSPSPGEKSRTIYDAQNSEQLPGKIVRVEGDPPSSDVAVNEAYDGAGATYDLFYEIFERNSIDDKGLRLDSTIHFGIKYENAFWNGDQMVYGDGDGELFDRFTKSIDVIAHELTHGITQYEAGLIYYGEPGALNESFSDVFGALVKQRVNNQKAEEADWLIGDALLMPKVKGVGVRSMKEPGTAYDDPILGKDPQPGHVKDQYTGWADNGGVHINSGIPNRAFYLAAVEIGGYAWEKAGKIWYIALRDRLRAKADFIKAADVTIQVASELYGDGSLEHQAVQNAWKQVGVLS; encoded by the coding sequence ATCATACACTCAATACTAGATGTCCTATTTGCTGTGTCATTCCACCACATATATTAGAAAATGTTGCCCTGAATGGTACACCACTGCAAAGAAATTGGGCTTTTCAAACATTAAATGTTTCAGCCCAATTGCGTGGACGAAGAAACATCATTGGCAACCTCTTTTTATCTCCTTCTCCTGGTGAGAAAAGTCGTACTATTTACGATGCTCAAAACAGTGAACAATTGCCAGGAAAAATAGTACGTGTTGAAGGTGATCCCCCTAGCAGCGATGTGGCAGTAAATGAAGCTTATGATGGGGCTGGAGCTACTTATGACCTGTTCTACGAAATATTTGAACGCAATTCCATCGATGACAAAGGACTACGTTTAGATTCTACAATCCATTTTGGTATTAAATACGAAAACGCCTTTTGGAATGGCGATCAGATGGTTTATGGTGATGGTGATGGTGAATTATTTGATCGCTTTACCAAGTCAATTGATGTTATTGCCCATGAACTAACTCATGGTATAACTCAATACGAGGCAGGATTGATATATTACGGCGAACCAGGGGCTTTGAATGAATCTTTTTCTGATGTGTTTGGTGCTTTGGTAAAACAAAGGGTAAACAATCAGAAGGCTGAAGAAGCTGATTGGCTGATTGGTGATGCTTTATTAATGCCCAAAGTCAAAGGTGTTGGTGTCCGTTCCATGAAAGAACCGGGGACAGCCTATGATGACCCCATTCTAGGAAAAGATCCCCAACCAGGTCATGTAAAAGACCAATATACAGGCTGGGCAGATAATGGTGGAGTACATATCAATTCAGGGATTCCCAATCGTGCTTTTTATCTAGCAGCAGTAGAGATTGGTGGTTATGCTTGGGAGAAAGCTGGTAAAATCTGGTATATTGCTTTGCGCGATCGCTTACGTGCTAAAGCTGATTTTATCAAGGCTGCTGATGTCACTATCCAAGTTGCTAGCGAACTCTATGGCGACGGTAGCCTAGAACATCAAGCCGTACAGAATGCTTGGAAACAGGTGGGAGTTTTGAGTTAA
- the thiC gene encoding phosphomethylpyrimidine synthase, producing the protein MRTEWVAKRRGQGNVTQMHYARQGVITEEMQYVARRENLPADLIREEVARGRMIIPANINHTNLEPMAIGIASKCKVNANIGASPNSSNLQEEVDKLNLAVKYGADTVMDLSTGGGNLDEIRTAIINASPVPIGTVPVYQALESVHGTIENLTPDDFLHIIEKHAQQGVDYQTIHAGILIEHLPLVRSRITGIVSRGGGILARWMLHHHKQNPLYTHFGDIIEIFKRYDVSFSLGDSLRPGCTHDASDDAQLAELKTLGQLTRKAWEHDVQVMVEGPGHVPMDQIEFNVKKQMEECSEAPFYVLGPLVTDIAPGYDHITSAIGAAMAGWYGTAMLCYVTPKEHLGLPNAEDVRNGLIAYKIAAHAADIARHRPGARDRDDELSKARYNFDWNRQFELSLDPERAKEYHDETLPADIYKTAEFCSMCGPKFCPMQTKVDADALTELEKFLAKEPVTQG; encoded by the coding sequence ATGCGGACAGAATGGGTTGCTAAACGACGTGGGCAAGGTAATGTAACTCAAATGCACTATGCACGTCAGGGGGTCATTACCGAAGAAATGCAGTATGTCGCCCGACGGGAAAATCTGCCGGCTGACCTCATTCGTGAGGAAGTAGCGCGGGGAAGAATGATTATCCCAGCTAATATTAATCACACTAATTTAGAGCCAATGGCAATTGGCATCGCCTCTAAATGTAAGGTAAATGCTAATATCGGTGCTTCCCCCAACTCTTCCAATCTTCAAGAGGAAGTTGATAAGCTGAACTTGGCAGTTAAGTACGGTGCGGATACCGTTATGGACTTATCCACAGGTGGGGGTAACTTAGATGAAATTCGTACCGCCATCATTAACGCTTCCCCCGTTCCCATCGGTACAGTACCAGTCTACCAAGCATTGGAGAGCGTCCACGGCACAATTGAAAACCTGACCCCAGACGATTTTCTGCACATCATCGAAAAACACGCCCAGCAAGGGGTAGACTATCAAACCATCCACGCGGGAATTTTGATAGAACATTTACCCTTAGTTAGAAGCCGTATCACTGGGATTGTTTCCCGTGGGGGTGGGATTTTGGCGCGGTGGATGCTCCATCACCACAAACAAAACCCACTTTACACCCACTTTGGCGACATCATTGAAATTTTCAAGAGATACGATGTTTCCTTCAGTTTAGGAGATTCCCTCCGCCCTGGCTGTACTCATGATGCTTCTGATGATGCCCAGTTAGCCGAACTCAAAACCCTGGGACAACTCACCCGCAAAGCTTGGGAACACGATGTACAGGTGATGGTAGAAGGGCCTGGACACGTCCCAATGGATCAAATTGAGTTCAACGTCAAAAAGCAGATGGAAGAGTGTTCTGAAGCACCATTCTATGTGTTAGGGCCATTGGTAACAGACATCGCCCCTGGTTACGACCACATCACTTCTGCCATTGGTGCGGCGATGGCTGGTTGGTACGGTACAGCTATGCTGTGCTACGTTACACCAAAAGAACACTTGGGACTACCCAACGCTGAAGATGTCCGCAATGGCTTGATTGCTTACAAGATAGCAGCCCATGCAGCCGACATTGCCAGACATCGCCCAGGTGCAAGAGACAGAGACGATGAACTCTCCAAAGCCCGTTATAACTTCGACTGGAACCGTCAGTTTGAATTATCACTCGACCCAGAAAGAGCGAAGGAATACCACGATGAAACTTTACCAGCAGATATTTACAAAACTGCTGAGTTCTGTTCTATGTGTGGGCCTAAGTTCTGTCCTATGCAAACCAAGGTTGATGCTGATGCGTTGACAGAACTTGAGAAGTTTTTGGCGAAGGAACCAGTAACTCAAGGGTAA